One Thermodesulfobacteriota bacterium DNA window includes the following coding sequences:
- a CDS encoding ATP-binding protein, whose translation MRSRIKEWLTRTFLPLLRSLSFRSVSFKLYFLLAILLMISFAGIMYFNITSYTKHLNESVINHAIQASDLIKRSTRYSMLKNDRDHLYNIITAIGAEEGVEGIRIYNKPGVIAFSDNLYEVGTTVDIKAEQCIVCHDKVPPPVTLSTQNRIRIFTSPKGYRVLGLINPIENEPSCYNTTECHDHSPKDKLLGLLDVKLSLKAVDEENARTKRQMLLFSTIMVVVTALLFAGFIIRLVHHPIRKLSRGTREVANLNLDYVIDFDSNDEMGELARSFNRMIRQLKAANEANQEWASTLEKKVEEKTEELKKIQANIVLMEKIASLGKLSAVVAHEINNPLSGILTYASLCLKLLQNPASSPQNDSLVRYLTVIKDETKRCGEIVKNLLVFAKKDFGKWTEESLHKILQIGIALVRHNMEMKELELVTEFGEGDDTLYCDASGIQHVFVALFMNAIEAMSKGGRLTVKTEPGYSPEQVRVTVSDTGCGIPPDILPNIFEPFFSTKESTGLGLAVVYRIVQQHEGKIEVESKLNEGTTFRIYLTRRPSRSNQAIDQEGAGLSAYIK comes from the coding sequence ATGAGGAGTCGAATCAAAGAGTGGCTGACCAGAACCTTTTTGCCCCTCCTCCGGAGCTTGAGCTTCCGGAGCGTGAGCTTCAAGCTCTACTTCCTGCTGGCCATCCTCCTGATGATCTCCTTTGCCGGGATCATGTATTTCAACATCACCTCCTACACAAAACATCTCAACGAGAGCGTCATCAACCATGCCATCCAGGCCAGCGACCTGATCAAACGTTCGACCCGATACAGCATGCTCAAGAACGATCGGGACCACCTCTATAACATCATCACCGCCATCGGGGCAGAGGAGGGGGTGGAGGGCATCCGGATCTACAATAAGCCGGGGGTGATCGCCTTTTCCGACAACCTCTACGAAGTCGGAACCACGGTGGACATCAAGGCCGAACAGTGCATCGTCTGCCACGACAAGGTCCCTCCTCCGGTCACCCTTTCCACGCAGAATCGGATCCGGATCTTCACCTCTCCGAAAGGCTATCGGGTCTTGGGCCTCATCAACCCCATCGAGAACGAGCCCTCCTGTTACAACACGACCGAGTGTCATGACCACTCGCCCAAGGACAAGCTTCTCGGGCTGCTCGATGTGAAGCTCTCCTTGAAGGCGGTCGACGAAGAGAACGCCCGGACCAAACGGCAGATGCTCCTCTTCTCGACCATCATGGTGGTGGTGACGGCCCTGCTCTTTGCCGGGTTCATCATCCGCCTGGTCCACCACCCCATCCGGAAGCTCTCCAGAGGCACCCGGGAGGTGGCCAACCTGAACCTCGACTACGTCATCGACTTCGACTCCAATGACGAGATGGGAGAGCTGGCCCGATCCTTCAACCGGATGATCCGACAGCTGAAGGCGGCCAACGAGGCCAACCAGGAGTGGGCCTCCACCCTCGAGAAGAAGGTGGAGGAGAAGACGGAGGAGCTGAAGAAGATCCAGGCCAACATCGTCCTGATGGAGAAGATCGCCTCTCTCGGGAAATTGTCGGCCGTGGTCGCCCATGAGATCAACAACCCCCTGTCGGGCATCCTCACCTATGCGAGCCTCTGCCTCAAGCTCCTCCAGAACCCCGCCTCGTCTCCCCAGAACGACTCTCTGGTCCGTTACCTCACCGTGATCAAGGACGAGACCAAACGCTGTGGCGAGATCGTCAAGAACCTCCTGGTCTTCGCCAAGAAGGACTTCGGGAAATGGACGGAGGAGAGCCTCCATAAGATCCTCCAGATCGGGATCGCCCTGGTGAGGCACAACATGGAGATGAAGGAGTTGGAGCTCGTCACGGAGTTCGGGGAGGGGGATGACACCCTCTACTGCGATGCCAGCGGGATCCAGCACGTCTTCGTCGCCCTCTTCATGAACGCCATCGAGGCGATGTCCAAGGGCGGCCGGTTGACGGTCAAGACGGAGCCCGGCTACAGCCCGGAGCAGGTGCGGGTGACGGTCTCGGATACGGGCTGCGGGATCCCCCCGGATATCCTTCCCAACATCTTCGAGCCCTTCTTCTCGACGAAAGAATCGACCGGGTTGGGCCTGGCGGTCGTCTACCGGATCGTCCAACAGCACGAGGGAAAGATCGAGGTGGAGTCGAAACTGAACGAGGGGACCACCTTTCGGATCTACCTGACCCGCCGGCCTTCCAGGTCCAACCAGGCGATCGATCAAGAAGGGGCGGGGCTC
- a CDS encoding glycine cleavage system protein H, producing the protein MEKKIDSSRNIEGYSLIGKNELKCVWMTAGLLTYKLCKYNLECDKCPLDRELRNLSPTPALEEAASPRPPDPFLQVKPSLFYHPGHTWVKVESEREVRVGIDHFLAELMGEVKAVLFSLVHRRCHQGEPLCSIVQEEGILHVRSPISGSLLGVNPRLKDHPDLVRQKPLGEGYLLTLKPKNLQREQRNFLYGEAAHAWCRREWERFKTEILSESPSRPDPLGKTLQDGRISLREIKQALDPERYCLLIDTFLRKGERSPLER; encoded by the coding sequence ATGGAGAAGAAGATCGATTCATCCCGGAACATCGAGGGTTATTCGCTCATCGGGAAGAACGAATTGAAGTGCGTCTGGATGACCGCGGGCCTCCTCACCTATAAGCTCTGCAAATATAACCTCGAGTGCGACAAGTGTCCCCTGGATCGGGAGCTCCGAAACCTCTCTCCCACCCCCGCCCTCGAGGAGGCCGCCTCCCCGAGGCCTCCGGACCCTTTCCTCCAAGTCAAACCCTCCCTCTTCTACCATCCCGGCCATACATGGGTGAAGGTCGAAAGCGAGAGGGAGGTCCGAGTGGGGATCGACCACTTTTTGGCCGAGCTCATGGGAGAGGTGAAGGCCGTCCTGTTTTCCCTCGTCCACCGACGATGCCACCAGGGCGAACCCCTCTGTTCGATCGTCCAGGAAGAGGGCATTCTCCACGTCCGTTCTCCGATCAGCGGTTCCCTCCTCGGGGTCAACCCGAGGTTGAAAGACCATCCCGACCTGGTCCGCCAGAAACCTCTCGGAGAGGGCTATCTGCTCACGTTGAAGCCGAAGAACCTCCAACGGGAACAGAGGAACTTCCTTTACGGCGAAGCGGCCCACGCCTGGTGTCGAAGGGAATGGGAGCGCTTTAAAACGGAGATCCTTTCGGAAAGTCCCTCCAGGCCGGACCCATTGGGCAAGACCCTGCAGGACGGCCGGATCAGCCTGAGAGAGATCAAGCAGGCCCTCGACCCCGAGCGATACTGCCTGTTGATCGACACCTTTTTACGAAAAGGAGAACGATCTCCCCTGGAGAGATGA
- a CDS encoding glycine cleavage system protein H produces MEGFSYVDLFATKSLEYLLVIGFLLLFIPFWKLLNKPARAVLEAATERVAAIGEWFRVPERVYFHPGHSWAALEGGHVVKVGLDDFAQKLVGKIDAIRIPAVGSTVHQGDKAWTLEVDSKAIEMLSPVEGKVVAVNEEVIRSPEKLRKDPYENWLLKVEAPRFSVNKRQLLSGSLAQKWMEEVRENLMSRMNYNLGLLYQDGGELVDGMARSLDPEHWDEIVKDCFLVGEAS; encoded by the coding sequence ATGGAAGGCTTCAGCTATGTAGACCTTTTTGCAACGAAATCTCTCGAATACCTGCTGGTCATCGGATTTCTCCTCCTCTTCATCCCCTTCTGGAAGCTTCTGAATAAACCGGCCAGGGCGGTCCTCGAGGCGGCGACGGAGAGGGTGGCGGCGATCGGCGAATGGTTCAGGGTTCCGGAGAGGGTCTATTTCCATCCTGGCCATAGCTGGGCCGCGCTGGAAGGGGGGCATGTGGTGAAGGTGGGGCTGGACGATTTCGCTCAAAAGCTCGTCGGAAAGATCGATGCGATCCGGATCCCCGCCGTAGGCTCCACGGTCCATCAGGGAGACAAGGCCTGGACCCTTGAGGTCGACTCCAAGGCGATCGAGATGCTCTCTCCCGTCGAGGGAAAGGTGGTGGCGGTCAATGAAGAGGTGATCCGCTCGCCCGAGAAGCTCCGGAAGGACCCTTACGAAAACTGGTTGTTGAAGGTGGAGGCCCCCCGATTTTCGGTCAACAAGAGGCAGCTCCTTTCCGGGTCGCTCGCCCAGAAGTGGATGGAAGAGGTTCGGGAGAACCTCATGTCGAGAATGAATTACAACCTCGGCCTCCTCTATCAAGACGGTGGCGAGCTGGTCGATGGGATGGCCCGAAGCCTCGATCCCGAACATTGGGACGAGATTGTCAAGGATTGCTTCCTCGTCGGTGAGGCTTCGTAA
- the nrfD gene encoding polysulfide reductase NrfD: MRALPAVEETRGFKEIVRFVWSEMKPKGNIFTPFNMITAPIMLIGAVIILMRFTMGLGATTNLSQEFPWGLWIAFDVMIGIAFAGGAYTLTFVYYILGAEKYHPIIRATILNGFLAYVFYSSALLLDLGRPWNALNYIIGNKYGVSSVLFMVAWHFFLYTVALFLEFSPIAAEWLGLKRVRKVLGGLTLGAVIFGIMLSTGHQAGIGGIFLLAKHNIHPLWYSDYIHVLFVVSSIFAGLSMVIFEGTISHRVFHHQMDHEHRATHDDIVIGLGKVCAVVLFVYFFIKLVEFLHGKQWGLVATPMGYWYLTEIIGFVLVPCALFLHGARHFSVATIRAAAILTMVGILINRFNICIIAYKWWIPLSERYLPSWMEVMVTLSIICAEMWVFRWVVNRMPVLRKSPAWVHEEKGQEKATLIRKEVPQWKASAM, translated from the coding sequence ATGAGGGCTCTGCCTGCTGTGGAGGAAACAAGAGGCTTCAAAGAGATCGTTCGCTTCGTCTGGAGCGAAATGAAACCGAAGGGGAACATCTTCACCCCCTTCAATATGATCACGGCTCCCATCATGCTCATCGGCGCGGTCATCATCCTGATGCGGTTCACGATGGGATTGGGCGCCACGACCAACCTCTCCCAGGAGTTTCCGTGGGGGTTGTGGATCGCCTTCGATGTGATGATCGGGATCGCCTTTGCAGGTGGGGCCTATACGCTCACCTTTGTCTACTACATCCTGGGGGCGGAGAAGTACCACCCCATCATCCGGGCCACCATCCTCAACGGGTTTCTGGCCTATGTCTTCTACTCGAGCGCCTTGCTTCTGGACCTCGGGCGGCCCTGGAACGCCCTGAACTATATCATCGGGAACAAGTACGGGGTCAGTTCGGTCCTCTTCATGGTGGCTTGGCATTTCTTCCTCTACACCGTGGCCCTCTTTCTCGAGTTTTCGCCGATCGCGGCCGAATGGTTAGGCCTCAAGAGGGTAAGGAAGGTCTTGGGAGGGCTCACGCTGGGGGCGGTCATCTTCGGGATCATGCTTTCGACCGGACATCAGGCCGGGATCGGAGGGATCTTTCTGCTGGCCAAGCATAATATCCATCCCCTCTGGTACTCGGATTACATCCATGTCCTCTTCGTGGTGTCGAGCATCTTTGCCGGGCTCTCCATGGTCATCTTCGAGGGGACGATCAGCCATCGCGTCTTTCACCACCAGATGGACCACGAGCACCGGGCGACCCATGACGACATCGTGATCGGTCTTGGAAAGGTGTGCGCGGTCGTCCTCTTCGTCTACTTCTTCATCAAGCTCGTGGAATTCCTCCACGGAAAGCAATGGGGCCTGGTGGCCACCCCGATGGGTTACTGGTACCTGACCGAGATCATCGGTTTCGTCCTGGTGCCCTGCGCTCTCTTCCTCCACGGGGCGCGGCACTTCAGCGTGGCCACGATTCGAGCCGCGGCCATCCTGACCATGGTCGGGATCCTCATCAATCGGTTCAATATCTGCATCATCGCCTACAAATGGTGGATCCCGCTGAGCGAAAGATATCTGCCCTCTTGGATGGAAGTGATGGTCACGCTCTCGATCATCTGCGCGGAGATGTGGGTCTTCAGGTGGGTGGTCAACCGGATGCCGGTCTTAAGAAAATCGCCCGCCTGGGTCCATGAAGAGAAAGGTCAAGAAAAGGCGACATTGATCAGAAAGGAGGTTCCCCAATGGAAGGCTTCAGCTATGTAG
- a CDS encoding 4Fe-4S dicluster domain-containing protein, with the protein MAIDRRSFLKILGAGIVGGGMATLAGGNLLASQKAKAPGPASSKEFLGILVDTTRCVGCRSCEAGCAEANHLPVPDISDSSVFDRRRKTTLEQWTVVNRFETEKGEVFVKTQCMHCNQPGCVSACLVKAFEKKKEGPVTWATNCMGCRYCMIACPFDMPKFEYHSPTPRILKCTLCWERLSKGEKPACVESCPEEALTFGTRRGLVEEAKRRIYGEKEGKYYPHIYGEHEVGGTGYLYLAKVPFDQIGFRTNLGTKAYPEYTKGFFWNIVLVDILIPPFLLGIYHATRREKKVKAIEGGKR; encoded by the coding sequence ATGGCCATCGATCGAAGGAGCTTTTTAAAGATCTTGGGTGCGGGCATCGTCGGAGGGGGCATGGCCACTCTGGCCGGCGGAAACCTTCTGGCCTCCCAGAAGGCGAAGGCCCCAGGGCCCGCCTCTTCGAAAGAATTTCTTGGGATTCTCGTCGATACCACCCGGTGTGTGGGTTGCCGTTCCTGTGAGGCGGGCTGTGCCGAAGCCAACCATCTTCCTGTCCCGGACATCAGCGACTCCTCGGTCTTCGACAGGAGGCGGAAGACGACCCTGGAACAATGGACCGTGGTCAATCGTTTCGAGACCGAGAAGGGAGAGGTCTTCGTCAAGACCCAGTGCATGCACTGCAATCAACCGGGTTGTGTGTCGGCCTGTCTGGTCAAGGCCTTCGAAAAGAAGAAGGAGGGGCCGGTCACGTGGGCGACCAACTGCATGGGTTGCCGCTACTGCATGATCGCCTGCCCCTTTGACATGCCGAAGTTCGAGTACCATAGCCCCACCCCCCGAATCCTGAAGTGCACGCTCTGCTGGGAGCGGCTCAGCAAGGGAGAGAAGCCCGCCTGCGTGGAAAGCTGCCCGGAAGAGGCCCTCACCTTCGGCACCCGGAGGGGATTGGTGGAGGAGGCCAAACGCCGGATCTATGGGGAGAAGGAAGGGAAATATTATCCCCATATTTACGGAGAGCATGAGGTCGGCGGCACGGGCTATCTCTATCTCGCTAAGGTCCCTTTTGACCAGATCGGCTTCCGGACGAACTTGGGGACCAAGGCCTATCCGGAATATACGAAGGGGTTCTTCTGGAATATCGTCCTGGTCGATATCCTCATTCCCCCGTTCTTATTGGGAATCTACCATGCGACCCGGCGGGAGAAGAAGGTCAAAGCGATCGAAGGAGGGAAACGATGA
- a CDS encoding glycine cleavage system protein H produces the protein MVFIFVVMTFIGAIVIGNIIRRRVLEKEASRRVVRREPVMRLGPVAAVPAFEGALQFPKDVYFHKGHAWAKPGEGNEVKVGLDDFTQQVMGDIEGIEVPPVGSQLKQGEVAWKLRKGKRQLKQLAPLGGTVVAVNEKVVKDPSLLNLSPYEKGWILKIRPKAFSEELPELMDAFQFEIHFDRLKNKFRSSLSHQSLGVVYGDGGELVRGAGGILEDRLWKILVTELFHTTPE, from the coding sequence ATGGTATTCATCTTCGTCGTCATGACATTCATCGGTGCAATCGTCATCGGGAACATTATCCGCCGAAGGGTCCTCGAAAAGGAGGCCTCGAGAAGGGTGGTGAGGAGAGAACCGGTGATGAGGCTTGGGCCTGTTGCGGCCGTCCCTGCCTTTGAAGGCGCGCTCCAGTTCCCCAAGGACGTCTATTTTCACAAGGGACACGCCTGGGCCAAACCCGGCGAGGGGAACGAGGTCAAGGTGGGTCTTGACGATTTCACCCAGCAAGTCATGGGAGACATCGAAGGGATCGAGGTCCCTCCCGTCGGCAGCCAATTGAAACAGGGCGAGGTCGCCTGGAAGCTCCGTAAGGGAAAGCGGCAATTGAAACAACTGGCCCCTCTGGGCGGGACCGTCGTAGCGGTCAACGAGAAAGTGGTGAAAGACCCATCCCTGCTGAATCTCTCCCCTTACGAGAAGGGGTGGATCTTGAAGATCAGACCGAAGGCCTTCAGCGAGGAACTTCCGGAACTGATGGACGCCTTCCAATTCGAGATCCATTTCGATCGGCTGAAAAACAAGTTCCGATCCTCCTTGAGCCATCAATCGTTAGGAGTGGTCTATGGAGACGGTGGCGAGCTCGTCAGGGGAGCCGGGGGCATCCTCGAGGACAGGCTCTGGAAGATCCTGGTGACCGAGCTGTTCCACACGACTCCGGAATGA
- a CDS encoding sugar phosphate isomerase/epimerase has translation MGEERMVPVQINIPYSMLLQRVDFVLQHRFFPEIYFSADELDSYRREEARDLAQTLRQHGIEVTLHGPFMDLSPGGVDRKVREVTIDRFSSTIEVADLFKPKTIVFHPGYERWKFDGDVNLWLQGSLQTWRPLVEEVTERGLMIALENVYEESPEPLLRLLREISSPHFRFCFDTGHHQVFSNVPVSLWMKALGEYLIEVHLHDNHGEMDEHLPIGEGKFNFNELFSLFSRLRLKPIHTIEPHEEAHLWRSLKALQEFIPSGQP, from the coding sequence ATGGGAGAAGAACGCATGGTCCCGGTTCAGATCAACATTCCATATTCGATGCTCCTCCAGAGGGTCGATTTCGTCCTCCAGCACCGATTCTTTCCCGAAATCTACTTCAGTGCCGACGAGCTGGACAGTTACCGGAGGGAGGAGGCGAGGGATCTGGCTCAAACCCTACGCCAACATGGGATCGAGGTCACCCTCCACGGGCCTTTTATGGATTTGAGCCCCGGAGGGGTGGATCGTAAGGTCAGGGAGGTGACGATCGACCGCTTCTCAAGCACGATCGAGGTGGCCGATCTTTTTAAACCGAAGACCATCGTCTTTCACCCTGGATACGAAAGGTGGAAATTCGACGGCGATGTGAACCTCTGGCTCCAGGGCAGCCTCCAGACTTGGAGACCCCTGGTGGAGGAGGTGACCGAAAGGGGGCTCATGATCGCCCTCGAAAACGTCTATGAGGAGAGTCCTGAGCCCCTTTTAAGGCTTTTAAGAGAGATCTCATCGCCTCACTTCCGGTTCTGCTTCGATACAGGCCATCATCAGGTCTTCAGCAACGTGCCGGTCTCTTTGTGGATGAAGGCCTTAGGGGAGTATCTCATAGAGGTCCACCTCCATGACAATCACGGCGAGATGGACGAACACCTCCCCATCGGAGAAGGTAAATTCAACTTTAACGAACTCTTCAGTCTCTTTTCGAGGTTAAGACTTAAGCCCATCCACACGATTGAGCCCCACGAGGAGGCCCACCTCTGGAGGAGCCTTAAAGCCCTCCAGGAGTTCATCCCTTCTGGCCAGCCATAG